The window CGAGGCCAAGAAGACCGGCCGGCCGTGGGAGATGGGCAAGGGCTTCGACCAGTCGGCGCCGATCGCGCCGATCCACAAGGCGGCCGACGTCGGCCATCTCGCCAAGGGCGCCATCTGGCTCAAGGTCAATGGCGAGATCCGCCAGCAGGGCGACATCGCCGACCTCATCTGGTCGGTCGCCGAGAGCATTTCGTATCTCTCGGCCCTGATGGAGCTCCATCCTGGCGATCTCATCTATTCCGGCACACCCGAGGGGGTCGCGGCCGTGACCCACGGCGACAAGCTCCTGGGCCATGTCGACGGCCTCTCCGATCTCGCGATCACCATCGGCTGAGGCGAGCGGCCCGCGTTGCCGTTAGGGCGATGCGGGCCGGAGCCGCTTCATCAGATATTTCGGCGATTCCTCGAAGCCCTGGCGGGCATAGAATTCGTGCGCACGGGTCCGGCGGATGTGGCAATGCACCTCGATCCGGTCGCAGTTGCGTGCCGTCGCCGCCTCGACCGCCGCGGCTTCGAGCCGCCGGCCGACGCCGCCGCTCCGCGCGCCGTCACCGACGCAGAAATAGCTGATGCGGCAGAAGTCGCCCTCGAGCGGCAATTGCGGGATGAAATGCAGCGAAATGAAGCCCTGGACTTGGGTCCCGTCCT of the Aliidongia dinghuensis genome contains:
- a CDS encoding GNAT family N-acetyltransferase; translated protein: MIVRSATVHDKDAIVKLLFQLDYPVTEDLVAQQIGRLLAHPDALLLVAEDGTQVQGFISLHFIPQLPLEGDFCRISYFCVGDGARSGGVGRRLEAAAVEAATARNCDRIEVHCHIRRTRAHEFYARQGFEESPKYLMKRLRPASP